From a single Strix uralensis isolate ZFMK-TIS-50842 chromosome 27, bStrUra1, whole genome shotgun sequence genomic region:
- the PDE4C gene encoding 3',5'-cyclic-AMP phosphodiesterase 4C isoform X2, whose translation MRRSRTALPFLGAERCRDAVEAAPSGPGPGAALGAVRRRFSGSPLLPPLGCRLAEAARGPEPEAARVVFTIEESGPSSGDESEPPRFDLENGPVGRGALDPQASPGAGLVLQGTFTHGQRRESFLYRSDSDYDLSPKAMSRNSSIASDLHGEDMIVTPFAQVLASLRTVRSNLTHLQDRAGIKRASSSSLPSGSKASLTGPLSSQRVPLAEDAHQKLSRETLEELDWCLDQLETLQTRHSVSEMASNKFRRMLNRELTHLSETSRSGNQVSEYISRTFLDKQHEVEIPSALAKDKEKERRKRPMSQISGVRKLTHGSSLAAAGIPRFGVRTDQEELLAKELEDTNKWGLNVFKVAEYSGNRPLTVIMYSIFQERDLMKTFRIPVNTFITYMLTLEDHYHTDMAYHNNIHAADVAQSTHVLLSTPALEAVFTDLEIMAAIFASAIHDVDHPGVSNQFLINTNSELALMYNDASVLENHHLAVGFKLLQEENCDIFQNLSKKQRQSLRKMAIDMVLATDMSKHMNLLADLKTMVETKKVTSLGVLLLDNYSDRIQVLQNMVHCADLSNPTKPLELYRQWTDRIMVEFFRQGDREREKGMEISPMCDKHTASVEKSQVGFIDFIAHPLWETWADLVHPDAQEILDTLEDNREWYQSMIPRSPSPPPEGPAVSPGTTDKFQFELTLEEEEEGELDTEPEGAESPLDEDNSGSKTPATDDSELADTEHLSPDPGDRDSPVTHPRDMDNRRVLEGTLPKDRGGGGCSVPGPEDSQGLCLDTEGNVTFLPHGT comes from the exons ATGAGACGGAGCCGGACGGCGCTGCCCTTCCTCGGCGCGGAG CGCTGCCGCGACGCCGTTGAAGCCGCCCCgtcgggaccgggaccgggagcGGCGCTGGGCGCCGTCCGCCGACGTTTCTCCGGGAGCCCGTTGCTGCCGCCGCTGGGCTGCCGGTTGGCGGAGGCGGCCCGGGGCCCCGAGCCCGAGGCCGCCCGGGTGGTCTTCACCATCGAGGAGAGCGGCCCCAGCAGCGGCGACGAGTCCGAGCCCCCCCG CTTTGACCTGGAGAATGGCCCCGTGGGCCGGGGCGCGCTGGACCCCCAGGCCAGCCCGGGCGCGGGGTTGGTCCTTCAAGGCACCTTCACCCATGGCCAGCGCCGCGAGTCCTTCCTCTACCGCTCCGACAGCGACTATGACCTGTCCCCAAAAGCCATGTCCCGCAACTCCTCCATCGCCAGCGACCT ACATGGAGAAGACATGATCGTCACGCCGTTCGCCCAG GTCCTGGCCAGCCTCCGCACCGTCCGGAGCAACCTGACCCACCTCCAGGACCGTGCTGGCATCAA GCGAGCGTCGAGCAGCAGCCTGCCCTCTGGGAGCAAGGCCAGTCTCACCG GTCCCTTGTCAAGCCAACGGGTGCCCCTGGCAGAAGATGCCCACCAGAAGCTCTCGCGGGAGACCCTGGAGGAGCTGGACTGGTGCCTGGACCAGTTGGAGACGCTGCAGACCAGGCACTCGGTCAGCGAGATGGCCTCCAACAAG tTCAGAAGGATGCTGAACCGGGAGCTGACGCACCTCTCGGAGACCAGCCGCTCGGGGAACCAGGTCTCCGAGTACATCTCCAGAACCTTCCTGG ACAAGCAGCATGAGGTGGAGATCCCCTCGGCGCTGGCCAAGGACAAGGAGAAGGAGCGGAGGAAGCGCCCCATGTCCCAGATCAGCGGCGTCAGGAAGCTCACGCATGGCTCCAGCCTCGCCGCCGCCGGCATCCCCCGCTTCGGGGTGCGGACGGACcaggaggagctgctggccaAG GAGCTGGAGGACACCAACAAGTGGGGACTCAATGTGTTTAAAGTCGCCGAGTACTCGGGCAACCGCCCGCTGACGGTCATCATGTACAGCATCTTCCAG GAGCGTGACCTGATGAAGACCTTCCGCATCCCTGTCAACACCTTCATCACCTACATGCTGACGCTGGAGGACCACTACCACACCGACATGGCCTACCACAACAACATCCACGCCGCCGACGTGGCTCAGTCCACCCACGTCCTCCTCTCCACGCCCGCGCTGGAG GCTGTCTTCACAGATCTGGAGATCATGGCTGCCATCTTCGCCAGCGCCATCCATGATGTTGACCACCCCGGTGTCTCCAACCAGTTCCTCATCAACACCA ACTCGGAGCTGGCGTTGATGTACAATGACGCCTCGGTGCTGGAGAACCACCACCTGGCCGTGGGCTTCAAGCTTCTCCAGGAGGAGAACTGCGACATCTTCCAAAACCTGAGCAAGAAGCAGAGGCAGTCACTCCGTAAAATGGCCATTGACATg GTGCTGGCCACGGACATGTCCAAGCACATGAATCTGCTGGCGGATTTGAAAACTATGGTGGAGACCAAGAAGGTGACCAGcctgggggtgctgctgctggacaACTACTCTGATCGGATCCAG GTTCTGCAGAACATGGTGCACTGCGCTGACCTCAGCAACCCCACGAAGCCGCTGGAGCTCTACCGGCAATGGACCGACCGCATCATGGTGGAGTTCTTCCGCCAAGGTGACCGGGAGCGGGAGAAGGGGATGGAGATCAGCCCCATGTGCGACAAGCACACTGCCTCCGTGGAGAAGTCGCAG gtgGGCTTCATCGACTTCATCGCCCACCCGCTGTGGGAGACGTGGGCAGACCTGGTGCACCCCGATGCCCAGGAGATCCTGGACACGCTGGAGGACAACCGGGAATGGTACCAGAGCATGATCCCGCGCAGCCCGTCCCCACCGCCCGAGGGACCCGCAGTGTCCCCTGGCACCACCGACAAGTTCCAGTTTGAGCTGacgctggaggaggaggaggagggtgagttGGACACGGAGCCGGAGGGGGCCGAGAGCCCCTTGGATGAGGACAACAGCGGCTCCAAGACACCAGCCACAGATGACTCGGAGTTGGCCGACACTGAGCACCTGTCACCTGACCCTGGGGACCGGGactcccctgtcacccaccccaGGGACATGGACAACCGACGGGTGCTGGAGGGGACGCTGCCAAAGGACAGGGGTGGTGGCGGTTGCTCGGTGCCGGGGCCCGAGGACAGCCAGGGGCTGTGCCTGGACACGGAGGGCAACGTCACATTCCTGCCCCATGGCACGTAG
- the PDE4C gene encoding 3',5'-cyclic-AMP phosphodiesterase 4C isoform X4 gives MCRLLEPDSCLISQARAGGGWKVSRGRGWDSRALPAPHRRAAWPHRPHRGSLSHAMLPTPHHSPGASPAASPRNSPVLFRKLLMNQSIRLQRRFTVAHPLCFDLENGPVGRGALDPQASPGAGLVLQGTFTHGQRRESFLYRSDSDYDLSPKAMSRNSSIASDLHGEDMIVTPFAQVLASLRTVRSNLTHLQDPTCWNLGRRGRDPARAPVPSAGPLSSQRVPLAEDAHQKLSRETLEELDWCLDQLETLQTRHSVSEMASNKFRRMLNRELTHLSETSRSGNQVSEYISRTFLDKQHEVEIPSALAKDKEKERRKRPMSQISGVRKLTHGSSLAAAGIPRFGVRTDQEELLAKELEDTNKWGLNVFKVAEYSGNRPLTVIMYSIFQERDLMKTFRIPVNTFITYMLTLEDHYHTDMAYHNNIHAADVAQSTHVLLSTPALEAVFTDLEIMAAIFASAIHDVDHPGVSNQFLINTNSELALMYNDASVLENHHLAVGFKLLQEENCDIFQNLSKKQRQSLRKMAIDMVLATDMSKHMNLLADLKTMVETKKVTSLGVLLLDNYSDRIQVLQNMVHCADLSNPTKPLELYRQWTDRIMVEFFRQGDREREKGMEISPMCDKHTASVEKSQVGFIDFIAHPLWETWADLVHPDAQEILDTLEDNREWYQSMIPRSPSPPPEGPAVSPGTTDKFQFELTLEEEEEGELDTEPEGAESPLDEDNSGSKTPATDDSELADTEHLSPDPGDRDSPVTHPRDMDNRRVLEGTLPKDRGGGGCSVPGPEDSQGLCLDTEGNVTFLPHGT, from the exons ATGTGCCGACTGCTGGAGCCAGACAGTTGTTTAATTTCCCAGGCGCGGGCGGGAGGGGGATGGAAAGtttcccggggccggggctgggacAGCCGCGCGCTTCCTGCTCCGCACCGGCGGGCAGCGTGGCCTCACCGCCCGCACCGGGGGTCCCTGAGCCACGCCATGCTGCCCACCCCGCACCACTCACCGGGGGCTTCGCCGGCGGCGTCCCCCCGCAATTCCCCCGTCCTCTTCAGGAAGCTCCTGATGAACCAGAGCATCCGCCTGCAGCGGCGCTTCACCGTGGCGCATCCCCTCTG CTTTGACCTGGAGAATGGCCCCGTGGGCCGGGGCGCGCTGGACCCCCAGGCCAGCCCGGGCGCGGGGTTGGTCCTTCAAGGCACCTTCACCCATGGCCAGCGCCGCGAGTCCTTCCTCTACCGCTCCGACAGCGACTATGACCTGTCCCCAAAAGCCATGTCCCGCAACTCCTCCATCGCCAGCGACCT ACATGGAGAAGACATGATCGTCACGCCGTTCGCCCAG GTCCTGGCCAGCCTCCGCACCGTCCGGAGCAACCTGACCCACCTCCAGGACC CCACTTGCTGGAACTTGGGGCGCCGCGGCCGGGACCCTGCGCGTGCCCCCGTGCCGTCGGCAGGTCCCTTGTCAAGCCAACGGGTGCCCCTGGCAGAAGATGCCCACCAGAAGCTCTCGCGGGAGACCCTGGAGGAGCTGGACTGGTGCCTGGACCAGTTGGAGACGCTGCAGACCAGGCACTCGGTCAGCGAGATGGCCTCCAACAAG tTCAGAAGGATGCTGAACCGGGAGCTGACGCACCTCTCGGAGACCAGCCGCTCGGGGAACCAGGTCTCCGAGTACATCTCCAGAACCTTCCTGG ACAAGCAGCATGAGGTGGAGATCCCCTCGGCGCTGGCCAAGGACAAGGAGAAGGAGCGGAGGAAGCGCCCCATGTCCCAGATCAGCGGCGTCAGGAAGCTCACGCATGGCTCCAGCCTCGCCGCCGCCGGCATCCCCCGCTTCGGGGTGCGGACGGACcaggaggagctgctggccaAG GAGCTGGAGGACACCAACAAGTGGGGACTCAATGTGTTTAAAGTCGCCGAGTACTCGGGCAACCGCCCGCTGACGGTCATCATGTACAGCATCTTCCAG GAGCGTGACCTGATGAAGACCTTCCGCATCCCTGTCAACACCTTCATCACCTACATGCTGACGCTGGAGGACCACTACCACACCGACATGGCCTACCACAACAACATCCACGCCGCCGACGTGGCTCAGTCCACCCACGTCCTCCTCTCCACGCCCGCGCTGGAG GCTGTCTTCACAGATCTGGAGATCATGGCTGCCATCTTCGCCAGCGCCATCCATGATGTTGACCACCCCGGTGTCTCCAACCAGTTCCTCATCAACACCA ACTCGGAGCTGGCGTTGATGTACAATGACGCCTCGGTGCTGGAGAACCACCACCTGGCCGTGGGCTTCAAGCTTCTCCAGGAGGAGAACTGCGACATCTTCCAAAACCTGAGCAAGAAGCAGAGGCAGTCACTCCGTAAAATGGCCATTGACATg GTGCTGGCCACGGACATGTCCAAGCACATGAATCTGCTGGCGGATTTGAAAACTATGGTGGAGACCAAGAAGGTGACCAGcctgggggtgctgctgctggacaACTACTCTGATCGGATCCAG GTTCTGCAGAACATGGTGCACTGCGCTGACCTCAGCAACCCCACGAAGCCGCTGGAGCTCTACCGGCAATGGACCGACCGCATCATGGTGGAGTTCTTCCGCCAAGGTGACCGGGAGCGGGAGAAGGGGATGGAGATCAGCCCCATGTGCGACAAGCACACTGCCTCCGTGGAGAAGTCGCAG gtgGGCTTCATCGACTTCATCGCCCACCCGCTGTGGGAGACGTGGGCAGACCTGGTGCACCCCGATGCCCAGGAGATCCTGGACACGCTGGAGGACAACCGGGAATGGTACCAGAGCATGATCCCGCGCAGCCCGTCCCCACCGCCCGAGGGACCCGCAGTGTCCCCTGGCACCACCGACAAGTTCCAGTTTGAGCTGacgctggaggaggaggaggagggtgagttGGACACGGAGCCGGAGGGGGCCGAGAGCCCCTTGGATGAGGACAACAGCGGCTCCAAGACACCAGCCACAGATGACTCGGAGTTGGCCGACACTGAGCACCTGTCACCTGACCCTGGGGACCGGGactcccctgtcacccaccccaGGGACATGGACAACCGACGGGTGCTGGAGGGGACGCTGCCAAAGGACAGGGGTGGTGGCGGTTGCTCGGTGCCGGGGCCCGAGGACAGCCAGGGGCTGTGCCTGGACACGGAGGGCAACGTCACATTCCTGCCCCATGGCACGTAG
- the PDE4C gene encoding 3',5'-cyclic-AMP phosphodiesterase 4C isoform X3 — MLPGSRCPSRRHSCIGFDLENGPVGRGALDPQASPGAGLVLQGTFTHGQRRESFLYRSDSDYDLSPKAMSRNSSIASDLHGEDMIVTPFAQVLASLRTVRSNLTHLQDRAGIKRASSSSLPSGSKASLTGPLSSQRVPLAEDAHQKLSRETLEELDWCLDQLETLQTRHSVSEMASNKFRRMLNRELTHLSETSRSGNQVSEYISRTFLDKQHEVEIPSALAKDKEKERRKRPMSQISGVRKLTHGSSLAAAGIPRFGVRTDQEELLAKELEDTNKWGLNVFKVAEYSGNRPLTVIMYSIFQERDLMKTFRIPVNTFITYMLTLEDHYHTDMAYHNNIHAADVAQSTHVLLSTPALEAVFTDLEIMAAIFASAIHDVDHPGVSNQFLINTNSELALMYNDASVLENHHLAVGFKLLQEENCDIFQNLSKKQRQSLRKMAIDMVLATDMSKHMNLLADLKTMVETKKVTSLGVLLLDNYSDRIQVLQNMVHCADLSNPTKPLELYRQWTDRIMVEFFRQGDREREKGMEISPMCDKHTASVEKSQVGFIDFIAHPLWETWADLVHPDAQEILDTLEDNREWYQSMIPRSPSPPPEGPAVSPGTTDKFQFELTLEEEEEGELDTEPEGAESPLDEDNSGSKTPATDDSELADTEHLSPDPGDRDSPVTHPRDMDNRRVLEGTLPKDRGGGGCSVPGPEDSQGLCLDTEGNVTFLPHGT, encoded by the exons ATGCTGCCGGGCAGCCGGTGCCCGTCCCGGAGGCACTCCTGCATCGG CTTTGACCTGGAGAATGGCCCCGTGGGCCGGGGCGCGCTGGACCCCCAGGCCAGCCCGGGCGCGGGGTTGGTCCTTCAAGGCACCTTCACCCATGGCCAGCGCCGCGAGTCCTTCCTCTACCGCTCCGACAGCGACTATGACCTGTCCCCAAAAGCCATGTCCCGCAACTCCTCCATCGCCAGCGACCT ACATGGAGAAGACATGATCGTCACGCCGTTCGCCCAG GTCCTGGCCAGCCTCCGCACCGTCCGGAGCAACCTGACCCACCTCCAGGACCGTGCTGGCATCAA GCGAGCGTCGAGCAGCAGCCTGCCCTCTGGGAGCAAGGCCAGTCTCACCG GTCCCTTGTCAAGCCAACGGGTGCCCCTGGCAGAAGATGCCCACCAGAAGCTCTCGCGGGAGACCCTGGAGGAGCTGGACTGGTGCCTGGACCAGTTGGAGACGCTGCAGACCAGGCACTCGGTCAGCGAGATGGCCTCCAACAAG tTCAGAAGGATGCTGAACCGGGAGCTGACGCACCTCTCGGAGACCAGCCGCTCGGGGAACCAGGTCTCCGAGTACATCTCCAGAACCTTCCTGG ACAAGCAGCATGAGGTGGAGATCCCCTCGGCGCTGGCCAAGGACAAGGAGAAGGAGCGGAGGAAGCGCCCCATGTCCCAGATCAGCGGCGTCAGGAAGCTCACGCATGGCTCCAGCCTCGCCGCCGCCGGCATCCCCCGCTTCGGGGTGCGGACGGACcaggaggagctgctggccaAG GAGCTGGAGGACACCAACAAGTGGGGACTCAATGTGTTTAAAGTCGCCGAGTACTCGGGCAACCGCCCGCTGACGGTCATCATGTACAGCATCTTCCAG GAGCGTGACCTGATGAAGACCTTCCGCATCCCTGTCAACACCTTCATCACCTACATGCTGACGCTGGAGGACCACTACCACACCGACATGGCCTACCACAACAACATCCACGCCGCCGACGTGGCTCAGTCCACCCACGTCCTCCTCTCCACGCCCGCGCTGGAG GCTGTCTTCACAGATCTGGAGATCATGGCTGCCATCTTCGCCAGCGCCATCCATGATGTTGACCACCCCGGTGTCTCCAACCAGTTCCTCATCAACACCA ACTCGGAGCTGGCGTTGATGTACAATGACGCCTCGGTGCTGGAGAACCACCACCTGGCCGTGGGCTTCAAGCTTCTCCAGGAGGAGAACTGCGACATCTTCCAAAACCTGAGCAAGAAGCAGAGGCAGTCACTCCGTAAAATGGCCATTGACATg GTGCTGGCCACGGACATGTCCAAGCACATGAATCTGCTGGCGGATTTGAAAACTATGGTGGAGACCAAGAAGGTGACCAGcctgggggtgctgctgctggacaACTACTCTGATCGGATCCAG GTTCTGCAGAACATGGTGCACTGCGCTGACCTCAGCAACCCCACGAAGCCGCTGGAGCTCTACCGGCAATGGACCGACCGCATCATGGTGGAGTTCTTCCGCCAAGGTGACCGGGAGCGGGAGAAGGGGATGGAGATCAGCCCCATGTGCGACAAGCACACTGCCTCCGTGGAGAAGTCGCAG gtgGGCTTCATCGACTTCATCGCCCACCCGCTGTGGGAGACGTGGGCAGACCTGGTGCACCCCGATGCCCAGGAGATCCTGGACACGCTGGAGGACAACCGGGAATGGTACCAGAGCATGATCCCGCGCAGCCCGTCCCCACCGCCCGAGGGACCCGCAGTGTCCCCTGGCACCACCGACAAGTTCCAGTTTGAGCTGacgctggaggaggaggaggagggtgagttGGACACGGAGCCGGAGGGGGCCGAGAGCCCCTTGGATGAGGACAACAGCGGCTCCAAGACACCAGCCACAGATGACTCGGAGTTGGCCGACACTGAGCACCTGTCACCTGACCCTGGGGACCGGGactcccctgtcacccaccccaGGGACATGGACAACCGACGGGTGCTGGAGGGGACGCTGCCAAAGGACAGGGGTGGTGGCGGTTGCTCGGTGCCGGGGCCCGAGGACAGCCAGGGGCTGTGCCTGGACACGGAGGGCAACGTCACATTCCTGCCCCATGGCACGTAG
- the PDE4C gene encoding 3',5'-cyclic-AMP phosphodiesterase 4C isoform X1, giving the protein MCRLLEPDSCLISQARAGGGWKVSRGRGWDSRALPAPHRRAAWPHRPHRGSLSHAMLPTPHHSPGASPAASPRNSPVLFRKLLMNQSIRLQRRFTVAHPLCFDLENGPVGRGALDPQASPGAGLVLQGTFTHGQRRESFLYRSDSDYDLSPKAMSRNSSIASDLHGEDMIVTPFAQVLASLRTVRSNLTHLQDRAGIKRASSSSLPSGSKASLTGPLSSQRVPLAEDAHQKLSRETLEELDWCLDQLETLQTRHSVSEMASNKFRRMLNRELTHLSETSRSGNQVSEYISRTFLDKQHEVEIPSALAKDKEKERRKRPMSQISGVRKLTHGSSLAAAGIPRFGVRTDQEELLAKELEDTNKWGLNVFKVAEYSGNRPLTVIMYSIFQERDLMKTFRIPVNTFITYMLTLEDHYHTDMAYHNNIHAADVAQSTHVLLSTPALEAVFTDLEIMAAIFASAIHDVDHPGVSNQFLINTNSELALMYNDASVLENHHLAVGFKLLQEENCDIFQNLSKKQRQSLRKMAIDMVLATDMSKHMNLLADLKTMVETKKVTSLGVLLLDNYSDRIQVLQNMVHCADLSNPTKPLELYRQWTDRIMVEFFRQGDREREKGMEISPMCDKHTASVEKSQVGFIDFIAHPLWETWADLVHPDAQEILDTLEDNREWYQSMIPRSPSPPPEGPAVSPGTTDKFQFELTLEEEEEGELDTEPEGAESPLDEDNSGSKTPATDDSELADTEHLSPDPGDRDSPVTHPRDMDNRRVLEGTLPKDRGGGGCSVPGPEDSQGLCLDTEGNVTFLPHGT; this is encoded by the exons ATGTGCCGACTGCTGGAGCCAGACAGTTGTTTAATTTCCCAGGCGCGGGCGGGAGGGGGATGGAAAGtttcccggggccggggctgggacAGCCGCGCGCTTCCTGCTCCGCACCGGCGGGCAGCGTGGCCTCACCGCCCGCACCGGGGGTCCCTGAGCCACGCCATGCTGCCCACCCCGCACCACTCACCGGGGGCTTCGCCGGCGGCGTCCCCCCGCAATTCCCCCGTCCTCTTCAGGAAGCTCCTGATGAACCAGAGCATCCGCCTGCAGCGGCGCTTCACCGTGGCGCATCCCCTCTG CTTTGACCTGGAGAATGGCCCCGTGGGCCGGGGCGCGCTGGACCCCCAGGCCAGCCCGGGCGCGGGGTTGGTCCTTCAAGGCACCTTCACCCATGGCCAGCGCCGCGAGTCCTTCCTCTACCGCTCCGACAGCGACTATGACCTGTCCCCAAAAGCCATGTCCCGCAACTCCTCCATCGCCAGCGACCT ACATGGAGAAGACATGATCGTCACGCCGTTCGCCCAG GTCCTGGCCAGCCTCCGCACCGTCCGGAGCAACCTGACCCACCTCCAGGACCGTGCTGGCATCAA GCGAGCGTCGAGCAGCAGCCTGCCCTCTGGGAGCAAGGCCAGTCTCACCG GTCCCTTGTCAAGCCAACGGGTGCCCCTGGCAGAAGATGCCCACCAGAAGCTCTCGCGGGAGACCCTGGAGGAGCTGGACTGGTGCCTGGACCAGTTGGAGACGCTGCAGACCAGGCACTCGGTCAGCGAGATGGCCTCCAACAAG tTCAGAAGGATGCTGAACCGGGAGCTGACGCACCTCTCGGAGACCAGCCGCTCGGGGAACCAGGTCTCCGAGTACATCTCCAGAACCTTCCTGG ACAAGCAGCATGAGGTGGAGATCCCCTCGGCGCTGGCCAAGGACAAGGAGAAGGAGCGGAGGAAGCGCCCCATGTCCCAGATCAGCGGCGTCAGGAAGCTCACGCATGGCTCCAGCCTCGCCGCCGCCGGCATCCCCCGCTTCGGGGTGCGGACGGACcaggaggagctgctggccaAG GAGCTGGAGGACACCAACAAGTGGGGACTCAATGTGTTTAAAGTCGCCGAGTACTCGGGCAACCGCCCGCTGACGGTCATCATGTACAGCATCTTCCAG GAGCGTGACCTGATGAAGACCTTCCGCATCCCTGTCAACACCTTCATCACCTACATGCTGACGCTGGAGGACCACTACCACACCGACATGGCCTACCACAACAACATCCACGCCGCCGACGTGGCTCAGTCCACCCACGTCCTCCTCTCCACGCCCGCGCTGGAG GCTGTCTTCACAGATCTGGAGATCATGGCTGCCATCTTCGCCAGCGCCATCCATGATGTTGACCACCCCGGTGTCTCCAACCAGTTCCTCATCAACACCA ACTCGGAGCTGGCGTTGATGTACAATGACGCCTCGGTGCTGGAGAACCACCACCTGGCCGTGGGCTTCAAGCTTCTCCAGGAGGAGAACTGCGACATCTTCCAAAACCTGAGCAAGAAGCAGAGGCAGTCACTCCGTAAAATGGCCATTGACATg GTGCTGGCCACGGACATGTCCAAGCACATGAATCTGCTGGCGGATTTGAAAACTATGGTGGAGACCAAGAAGGTGACCAGcctgggggtgctgctgctggacaACTACTCTGATCGGATCCAG GTTCTGCAGAACATGGTGCACTGCGCTGACCTCAGCAACCCCACGAAGCCGCTGGAGCTCTACCGGCAATGGACCGACCGCATCATGGTGGAGTTCTTCCGCCAAGGTGACCGGGAGCGGGAGAAGGGGATGGAGATCAGCCCCATGTGCGACAAGCACACTGCCTCCGTGGAGAAGTCGCAG gtgGGCTTCATCGACTTCATCGCCCACCCGCTGTGGGAGACGTGGGCAGACCTGGTGCACCCCGATGCCCAGGAGATCCTGGACACGCTGGAGGACAACCGGGAATGGTACCAGAGCATGATCCCGCGCAGCCCGTCCCCACCGCCCGAGGGACCCGCAGTGTCCCCTGGCACCACCGACAAGTTCCAGTTTGAGCTGacgctggaggaggaggaggagggtgagttGGACACGGAGCCGGAGGGGGCCGAGAGCCCCTTGGATGAGGACAACAGCGGCTCCAAGACACCAGCCACAGATGACTCGGAGTTGGCCGACACTGAGCACCTGTCACCTGACCCTGGGGACCGGGactcccctgtcacccaccccaGGGACATGGACAACCGACGGGTGCTGGAGGGGACGCTGCCAAAGGACAGGGGTGGTGGCGGTTGCTCGGTGCCGGGGCCCGAGGACAGCCAGGGGCTGTGCCTGGACACGGAGGGCAACGTCACATTCCTGCCCCATGGCACGTAG
- the RAB3A gene encoding ras-related protein Rab-3A translates to MASATDSRYGQKESSDQNFDYMFKILIIGNSSVGKTSFLFRYADDSFTPAFVSTVGIDFKVKTIYRNDKRIKLQIWDTAGQERYRTITTAYYRGAMGFILMYDITNEESFNAVQDWSTQIKTYSWDNAQVLLVGNKCDMEDERVVSSEKGRQLAEHLGFEFFEASAKDNINVKQTFERLVDIICEKMSESLDTADPAVTGAKQGPQLTDQQAPPHQDCAC, encoded by the exons ATGGCGTCCGCTACCGACTCCCGCTATGGGCAGAAGGAATCCTCGGACCAGAACTTCGACTACATGTTCAAAATCCTGATCATCGGCAACAGCAGCGTGGGGAAAACCTCCTTCCTCTTCCGGTACGCCGACGACTCCTTCACACCCGCCTTCGTCAGCACCGTCGGCATCGACTTCAAGGTCAAGACCATCTATCGGAACGACAAGCGCATCAAGCTGCAGATTTGG GACACAGCCGGCCAGGAGCGGTACCGCACCATCACCACCGCCTACTACCGCGGCGCCATGGGCTTCATCCTGATGTACGACATCACCAACGAGGAGTCCTTCAACGCCGTGCAGGACTG GTCCACCCAGATCAAGACCTACTCTTGGGACAACGCCCAGGTCCTGCTGGTGGGGAACAAATGTGACATGGAGGACGAGCGCGTTGTCTCCTCGGAGAAGGGCCGCCAGCTCGCCGAGCACCTGG GTTTTGAGTTTTTTGAGGCCAGCGCCAAGGACAACATCAACGTCAAGCAGACCTTCGAGCGGCTGGTGGACATCATCTGCGAGAAGATGTCGGAGTCGCTGGACACGGCCGACCCAGCGGTCACCGGCGCCAAGCAGGGCCCCCAGCTCACGGACCAGCAGGCCCCCCCGCACCAGGACTGCGCCTGCTAG